One genomic region from Streptomyces sp. NBC_01431 encodes:
- a CDS encoding substrate-binding domain-containing protein, with translation MGRHSLPDGGATAGTGEGRASARRRTIALATALVLAVAGGTAVAVQSGLLSFNRCAASAVRLNLVASPDVAPAVKAVADRARNEKITSDGSCMDVRVTARTSYEVAASFGSRAKPDFSVWIPDASMWVDRTKDTGESATVVTAGHVATSPITLATVPAAAASLGWPQKTYSWAELTTAAAARSDKMRLGSADPARSASALLALSCIGKSAASRGADGGTQAAAVAKLLSQRVSASDGQVVDTLARDNSAAETGDPRRNQAVVLSEQAAFAYNATRGPGRRLRLFYPKDGSPQLDYPYTMVREAGMSTNESRAAMRFLTLLGDPESVGVLAAQGFRAPGGPANGQVVSAAGGSAPQPYASSTAEPPTAPELQETLGMWTITVQSARLMTVVDASGSMADLVPGSGGKSRMDVTKSSLLQALSQFTPQDEIGLWDFATHLDGSRDYRRLVPTARLGDPVAGGRTQRDRLTDAFAALQPVRGGATGLFDTTLAAYQEATASYASGKFNAVVLLTDGANEDPGSISRADLIARLQKLTDPAKPVPLIAIAVGPDADKDEVRQIAKATGGAGYQVNDPADIQAVILEAIVALGQAQHHG, from the coding sequence ATGGGACGTCACAGCTTGCCCGACGGCGGCGCGACCGCAGGCACCGGGGAGGGCCGGGCGTCCGCTCGGCGTCGCACCATCGCTCTCGCCACCGCCCTCGTCCTGGCCGTCGCCGGAGGTACGGCCGTCGCCGTACAGAGCGGACTGCTGTCCTTCAACCGCTGTGCGGCCTCCGCCGTGCGGCTGAATCTGGTCGCCTCCCCCGATGTGGCGCCCGCCGTCAAGGCCGTCGCCGACCGGGCCCGCAACGAGAAGATCACCTCGGACGGCTCCTGCATGGACGTCCGGGTGACCGCCCGCACCTCGTACGAGGTCGCCGCTTCGTTCGGTTCGCGCGCCAAACCCGACTTCTCGGTCTGGATCCCCGACGCGTCAATGTGGGTGGACCGGACGAAGGACACCGGGGAGTCGGCCACCGTCGTCACCGCGGGGCACGTGGCCACCTCGCCCATCACGCTCGCGACGGTGCCCGCGGCCGCCGCCTCGCTCGGCTGGCCCCAAAAGACCTACAGCTGGGCCGAGTTGACCACGGCAGCCGCGGCCCGGAGCGACAAGATGCGCCTCGGTTCGGCCGATCCCGCCCGCAGCGCCTCGGCGCTGCTCGCCCTGAGCTGCATCGGCAAGTCGGCGGCGAGCCGGGGGGCCGACGGCGGCACGCAGGCCGCCGCCGTGGCCAAGCTGCTCTCGCAGCGGGTCTCGGCGAGCGACGGCCAAGTGGTGGACACGCTGGCGCGGGACAACTCCGCCGCCGAGACGGGCGATCCGCGCCGCAACCAGGCCGTGGTCCTGTCCGAGCAGGCGGCCTTCGCGTACAACGCCACGCGCGGGCCGGGCCGGCGGCTGCGGCTCTTCTACCCGAAGGACGGCTCGCCGCAGCTCGACTATCCGTACACGATGGTCCGCGAGGCGGGCATGAGCACCAACGAGAGCCGGGCGGCGATGCGCTTCCTCACCCTCCTCGGCGACCCCGAGTCCGTCGGCGTCCTCGCCGCGCAGGGCTTCCGTGCCCCCGGCGGGCCTGCCAACGGTCAAGTCGTGTCGGCCGCCGGGGGCAGCGCCCCCCAGCCGTACGCGAGCTCCACCGCCGAGCCGCCCACGGCGCCGGAGCTCCAGGAGACCCTCGGCATGTGGACGATCACGGTGCAGAGCGCCCGGCTGATGACGGTGGTGGACGCCTCGGGATCGATGGCGGACCTCGTGCCGGGCTCGGGCGGCAAGTCCCGGATGGACGTCACCAAGTCCTCGCTGCTGCAAGCCCTTTCGCAGTTCACGCCTCAGGACGAGATCGGTCTGTGGGACTTCGCCACCCATCTCGACGGCTCCCGCGACTACCGCAGACTGGTGCCGACCGCCCGCCTCGGCGACCCGGTGGCGGGCGGCCGCACCCAGCGCGACAGACTCACGGACGCGTTCGCCGCGCTGCAACCGGTACGGGGCGGTGCGACCGGCCTGTTCGACACGACGCTGGCCGCCTACCAGGAGGCGACCGCCTCGTACGCGAGCGGCAAGTTCAACGCGGTGGTGCTGCTCACGGACGGCGCCAACGAGGACCCCGGCAGCATCTCGCGCGCCGACCTCATCGCACGGTTGCAGAAGCTCACCGACCCGGCGAAACCGGTGCCGCTGATCGCGATCGCGGTCGGCCCCGACGCGGACAAGGACGAGGTACGGCAGATCGCGAAGGCGACCGGCGGCGCCGGGTACCAGGTGAACGACCCCGCCGACATCCAGGCCGTGATCCTCGAAGCCATCGTGGCACTGGGCCAGGCCCAGCACCACGGATAG
- a CDS encoding CPBP family intramembrane glutamic endopeptidase has translation MADSLPDGGISPRILRSETVLVLALSLGASGFSALISFVGSLTKPGGLKHQAANLNTSYAPGRPWLDLAWQLFGIATALVPVALVAHLLLREGAGGLKVIGFDRTRPWPDLGRGALIAAGIGSAGLAFYLAARAAGGNLTVVPESLPDVWWKYPVLILSALQNAVLEEVIVVGYLLRRLGQLGWTPMGALVASAVLRGSYHLYQGVGGFIGNMVMGVVFVLLYRRWQRVGPLVVAHALLDIGAFVGYALLAGNVSWLPTM, from the coding sequence GTGGCTGATTCTCTTCCCGACGGGGGGATTTCGCCGCGGATCTTGCGGTCCGAAACGGTGCTCGTACTGGCGCTCTCGCTGGGGGCGAGTGGGTTTTCGGCGCTGATCAGCTTTGTCGGGTCGCTCACGAAGCCGGGCGGCCTCAAGCATCAGGCGGCGAACCTCAACACCTCCTACGCTCCCGGGCGGCCGTGGCTCGATCTCGCCTGGCAGCTGTTCGGCATCGCGACGGCGCTGGTGCCGGTGGCCCTCGTGGCGCACCTGCTCCTGCGCGAGGGCGCGGGCGGACTGAAGGTGATCGGCTTCGACCGGACGCGGCCCTGGCCCGACCTCGGCCGGGGCGCCCTGATCGCGGCAGGCATCGGGAGCGCGGGGCTCGCGTTCTACCTGGCGGCGCGTGCGGCGGGCGGCAATCTGACCGTCGTCCCCGAGTCGCTGCCCGACGTGTGGTGGAAGTACCCGGTGCTGATCCTCTCGGCGCTCCAGAACGCCGTCCTCGAAGAAGTGATCGTCGTCGGCTATCTGCTGCGCAGGCTCGGGCAGTTGGGGTGGACGCCGATGGGCGCGCTGGTGGCGAGCGCGGTGCTGCGCGGCTCGTACCACCTCTACCAGGGCGTCGGCGGCTTCATCGGGAACATGGTGATGGGCGTGGTCTTCGTCCTGCTCTACCGGCGCTGGCAGCGGGTCGGACCGCTGGTGGTGGCGCATGCGCTCCTCGACATCGGAGCGTTCGTGGGGTACGCGCTGCTGGCGGGGAACGTGAGCTGGCTGCCGACGATGTGA